The following coding sequences lie in one Chelonoidis abingdonii isolate Lonesome George chromosome 6, CheloAbing_2.0, whole genome shotgun sequence genomic window:
- the LOC142047032 gene encoding LOW QUALITY PROTEIN: interferon beta-like (The sequence of the model RefSeq protein was modified relative to this genomic sequence to represent the inferred CDS: inserted 2 bases in 1 codon) — MKERHDNLHRTLNKLQAQGSTQRKDCIDIIVTSRCLLHVCLILLFSTEISSRLCTTLHFQRNKVNREXLELLKKMSGNFPSQCIHERVAFKPTHEVSKLPLFQKENAKVAIQEILQEIFNIFSKNLTQSTWDGTSIVRFQNGLYQQIQRLEACLRAQMEKELTNPQSEYLQHSSQRVKQYFQGIDAFLKEKQYSLCAWEIIGMEIPRHFVLIDKLTRSLSN, encoded by the exons ATGAAGGAAAGACACGACAATCTACATAGGACCCTCAACAAACTCCAGGCTCAAGGTTCCACACAAAGAAAGGACTGTATAGACATCATCGTGACCTCCAGGTGTTTGCTGCATGTTTGCCTCATACTTCTCTTCTCCACTGAAATCTCATCTCGGCTCTGTACCACGCTTCACTTCCAGCGGAACAAAGTGAACAGAGA CTTGGAGCTTCTGAAGAAAATGAGCGGAAATTTCCCCTCACAATGCATACATGAAAGGGTAGCTTTCAAGCCCACCCACGAAGTTTCCAAACTCCCACTGTTCCAGAAGGAGAATGCCAAGGTGGCAATCCAGGAGATCCTCCAAGAGATCTTCAACATCTTTAGCAAAAACCTCACCCAAAGTACCTGGGATGGGACTTCTATAGTCAGGTTTCAAAATGGACTTTACCAGCAAATTCAGCGGCTGGAGGCATGTTTGAGAGCACAGATGGAGAAGGAATTAACCAACCCACAAAGTGAGTACCTCCAGCACAGCAGTCAGAGAGTGAAACAATACTTTCAGGGGATAGATGCTTTCCTGAAAGAAAAGCAATACAGCCTGTGTGCCTGGGAGATCATTGGCATGGAAATACCCAGACATTTTGTACTGATTGACAAACTTACTAGAAGCCTTAGTAACTAA